A stretch of the Serratia marcescens genome encodes the following:
- a CDS encoding YmiA family putative membrane protein, whose amino-acid sequence MVSKDGSDIKRRAWLCVFIGSGLFWLFTAAVIYWLLN is encoded by the coding sequence TGGATCAGATATCAAACGTAGAGCATGGCTGTGTGTATTTATCGGTAGCGGGCTGTTCTGGCTGTTCACCGCCGCCGTGATTTACTGGTTACTGAATTAG